A genomic region of Homo sapiens chromosome 4, GRCh38.p14 Primary Assembly contains the following coding sequences:
- the ZFP42 gene encoding zinc finger protein 42 homolog isoform X1 has translation MSQQLKKRAKTRHQKGLGGRAPSGAKPRQGKSSQDLQAEIEPVSAVWALCDGYVCYEPGPQALGGDDFSDCYIECVIRGEFSQPILEEDSLFESLEYLKKGSEQQLSQKVFEASSLECSLEYMKKGVKKELPQKIVGENSLEYSEYMTGKKLPPGGIPGIDLSDPKQLAEFARKKPPINKEYDSLSAIACPQSGCTRKLRNRAALRKHLLIHGPRDHVCAECGKAFVESSKLKRHFLVHTGEKPFRCTFEGCGKRFSLDFNLRTHVRIHTGEKRFVCPFQGCNRRFIQSNNLKAHILTHANTNKNEQEGK, from the coding sequence ATGAGCCAGCAACTGAAGAAACGGGCAAAGACAAGACACCAGAAAGGCCTGGGTGGAAGAGCCCCCAGTGGGGCTAAGCCCAGGCAAGGCAAGTCAAGCCAAGACCTGCAGGCGGAAATAGAACCTGTCAGCGCGGTGTGGGCCTTATGTGATGGCTATGTGTGCTATGAGCCTGGCCCTCAGGCTCTCGGAGGGGATGATTTCTCAGACTGTTACATAGAATGCGTCATAAGGGGTGAGTTTTCTCAACCCATCCTGGAAGAGGACTCACTTTTTGAGTCCTTGGAATACCTAAAGAAAGGATCAGAACAACAGCTTTCTCAAAAGGTTTTCGAAGCAAGCTCCCTTGAATGTTCTTTGGAATACATGAAAAAAGGGGTAAAGAAAGAGCTTCCACAAAAGATAGTTGGAGAGAATTCGCTTGAGTATTCTGAGTACATGACAGGCAAGAAGCTTCCGCCTGGAGGAATACCTGGCATTGACCTATCAGATCCTAAACAGCTCGCAGAATTTGCTAGAAAGAAGCCCCCCATAAATAAAGAATATGACAGTCTGAGCGCAATCGCTTGTCCTCAGAGTGGATGCACTAGGAAGTTGAGGAATAGAGCTGCCCTGAGAAAGCATCTCCTCATTCATGGTCCCCGAGACCACGTCTGTGCGGAATGTGGGAAAGCGTTCGTTGAGAGCTCAAAACTAAAGAGACATTTCCTggttcatactggagagaagccgTTTCGGTGCACTTTTGAAGGGTGCGGAAAGCGCTTCTCTCTGGACTTTAATTTGCGTACGCACGTGCGCATCCACACGGGGGAGAAACGTTTCGTGTGTCCCTTTCAAGGCTGCAACAGGAGGTTTATTCAGTCAAATAACCTGAAAGCCCACATCCTAACGCATGCAAATACGAACAAGAATGAACAAGAGGGAAAGTAG